The proteins below come from a single Tachypleus tridentatus isolate NWPU-2018 chromosome 13, ASM421037v1, whole genome shotgun sequence genomic window:
- the LOC143238959 gene encoding chordin-like protein 1 isoform X4 — MSCSFSGKSYSRGDTWYHLADNPKGPICLACHCQENGQVNCTTNKCGTQLCSYEDDIDERCCKKCTDVEIEDTNTREHMLGTFTFTDKTRNSRNDCLSGGQIYSQNATWHPVIGPLGQMDCVVCKCQLGKVVCNRLSCKETKTSLCAKVAHVLGHCCPICVNEETESPNETLTFKEVQKQNPLVNETIEKNCIPRQMDIIVFRSQGISQLSGYYQYAFRKLNDHRLTRLLFWMVKAEKMTDFSEQHLSQKEFDVLKTKFTFTLLGATKTKLMDRFIKKSKKLTNRCTSGCHGKIARMENVLRLKKFPGNLCVQSERKHSKCKFRCT; from the exons ATGTCTTGTAGTTTCTCAGGTAAATCTTATAGCCGTGGGGACACCTGGTATCATCTGGCGGATAATCCCAAAGGACCAATTTGTCTAGCTTGTCACTGTCAAGAG AATGGCCAAGTCAACTGTACTACAAACAAGTGTGGGACACAACTATGCTCTTATGAGGATGATATTGATGAAAGATGTTGTAAAAAGTGTACTG ATGTGGAAATTGAAGACACCAACACCCGTGAACATATGCTTGGGACGTTCACTTTCACAGACAAAACGCGCAACTCAAGaaacg aTTGTTTATCTGGAGGTCAGATCTACTCTCAGAACGCAACGTGGCATCCTGTGATTGGCCCGCTTGGACAAATGGATTGCGTTGTATGCAAATGTCAG CTAGGCAAAGTGGTATGTAACCGACTGAGCTGTAAAGAAACCAAAACCTCTTTATGTGCTAAAGTGGCGCATGTCCTAGGACACTGTTGTCCTATTTGCGTTAATGAAG AAACGGAGAGTCCAAATGAAACACTTACTTTTAAAGAAGTTCAGAAGCAAAATCCCCTCGTCAATGAGACGATAGAAAAGAACTGCATTCCAAGACAAATGGATATCATCGTATTTAGAAGCCAAGGTATCAGCCAACTCAGTGGCTACTACCAATATGCATTTCGGAAACTGAATGATCATAGGCTTACCCGATTATTGTTCTGGATGGTTAAAGCTG AGAAAATGACGGATTTTTCTGAGCAGCATCTTTCACAGAAGGAATTTGATGTTTTGAAAACTAAGTTTACATTTACACTCCTAGGAGCCACCAAAACAA AGTTAATGGACAGGTTCATCAAGAAATCAAAGAAGTTGACAAATCGTTGTACAAGCGGTTGCCACGGCAAAATCGCAAGAATGGAAAATGTTCTCCGTCTTAAAAAATTTCCCGGAAATCTCTGTGTTCAAAGCGAGAGAAAACATTCGAAATGTAAATTCCGTTGTACTTAA
- the LOC143238959 gene encoding uncharacterized protein LOC143238959 isoform X3, producing the protein MYFRNELRHHVSSIMIICLCSVTVFSGAKSHNQMSCSFSGKSYSRGDTWYHLADNPKGPICLACHCQENGQVNCTTNKCGTQLCSYEDDIDERCCKKCTDCLSGGQIYSQNATWHPVIGPLGQMDCVVCKCQLGKVVCNRLSCKETKTSLCAKVAHVLGHCCPICVNEETESPNETLTFKEVQKQNPLVNETIEKNCIPRQMDIIVFRSQGISQLSGYYQYAFRKLNDHRLTRLLFWMVKAEKMTDFSEQHLSQKEFDVLKTKFTFTLLGATKTKLMDRFIKKSKKLTNRCTSGCHGKIARMENVLRLKKFPGNLCVQSERKHSKCKFRCT; encoded by the exons GTGCCAAGAGCCATAATCAGATGTCTTGTAGTTTCTCAGGTAAATCTTATAGCCGTGGGGACACCTGGTATCATCTGGCGGATAATCCCAAAGGACCAATTTGTCTAGCTTGTCACTGTCAAGAG AATGGCCAAGTCAACTGTACTACAAACAAGTGTGGGACACAACTATGCTCTTATGAGGATGATATTGATGAAAGATGTTGTAAAAAGTGTACTG aTTGTTTATCTGGAGGTCAGATCTACTCTCAGAACGCAACGTGGCATCCTGTGATTGGCCCGCTTGGACAAATGGATTGCGTTGTATGCAAATGTCAG CTAGGCAAAGTGGTATGTAACCGACTGAGCTGTAAAGAAACCAAAACCTCTTTATGTGCTAAAGTGGCGCATGTCCTAGGACACTGTTGTCCTATTTGCGTTAATGAAG AAACGGAGAGTCCAAATGAAACACTTACTTTTAAAGAAGTTCAGAAGCAAAATCCCCTCGTCAATGAGACGATAGAAAAGAACTGCATTCCAAGACAAATGGATATCATCGTATTTAGAAGCCAAGGTATCAGCCAACTCAGTGGCTACTACCAATATGCATTTCGGAAACTGAATGATCATAGGCTTACCCGATTATTGTTCTGGATGGTTAAAGCTG AGAAAATGACGGATTTTTCTGAGCAGCATCTTTCACAGAAGGAATTTGATGTTTTGAAAACTAAGTTTACATTTACACTCCTAGGAGCCACCAAAACAA AGTTAATGGACAGGTTCATCAAGAAATCAAAGAAGTTGACAAATCGTTGTACAAGCGGTTGCCACGGCAAAATCGCAAGAATGGAAAATGTTCTCCGTCTTAAAAAATTTCCCGGAAATCTCTGTGTTCAAAGCGAGAGAAAACATTCGAAATGTAAATTCCGTTGTACTTAA
- the LOC143238959 gene encoding chordin-like protein 1 isoform X5: protein MYFRNELRHHVSSIMIICLCSVTVFSGAKSHNQMSCSFSGKSYSRGDTWYHLADNPKGPICLACHCQENGQVNCTTNKCGTQLCSYEDDIDERCCKKCTDVEIEDTNTREHMLGTFTFTDKTRNSRNDCLSGGQIYSQNATWHPVIGPLGQMDCVVCKCQLGKVVCNRLSCKETKTSLCAKVAHVLGHCCPICVNEEKMTDFSEQHLSQKEFDVLKTKFTFTLLGATKTKLMDRFIKKSKKLTNRCTSGCHGKIARMENVLRLKKFPGNLCVQSERKHSKCKFRCT from the exons GTGCCAAGAGCCATAATCAGATGTCTTGTAGTTTCTCAGGTAAATCTTATAGCCGTGGGGACACCTGGTATCATCTGGCGGATAATCCCAAAGGACCAATTTGTCTAGCTTGTCACTGTCAAGAG AATGGCCAAGTCAACTGTACTACAAACAAGTGTGGGACACAACTATGCTCTTATGAGGATGATATTGATGAAAGATGTTGTAAAAAGTGTACTG ATGTGGAAATTGAAGACACCAACACCCGTGAACATATGCTTGGGACGTTCACTTTCACAGACAAAACGCGCAACTCAAGaaacg aTTGTTTATCTGGAGGTCAGATCTACTCTCAGAACGCAACGTGGCATCCTGTGATTGGCCCGCTTGGACAAATGGATTGCGTTGTATGCAAATGTCAG CTAGGCAAAGTGGTATGTAACCGACTGAGCTGTAAAGAAACCAAAACCTCTTTATGTGCTAAAGTGGCGCATGTCCTAGGACACTGTTGTCCTATTTGCGTTAATGAAG AGAAAATGACGGATTTTTCTGAGCAGCATCTTTCACAGAAGGAATTTGATGTTTTGAAAACTAAGTTTACATTTACACTCCTAGGAGCCACCAAAACAA AGTTAATGGACAGGTTCATCAAGAAATCAAAGAAGTTGACAAATCGTTGTACAAGCGGTTGCCACGGCAAAATCGCAAGAATGGAAAATGTTCTCCGTCTTAAAAAATTTCCCGGAAATCTCTGTGTTCAAAGCGAGAGAAAACATTCGAAATGTAAATTCCGTTGTACTTAA
- the LOC143238959 gene encoding uncharacterized protein LOC143238959 isoform X1, translating into MYFRNELRHHVSSIMIICLCSVTVFSGAKSHNQMSCSFSGKSYSRGDTWYHLADNPKGPICLACHCQENGQVNCTTNKCGTQLCSYEDDIDERCCKKCTDVEIEDTNTREHMLGTFTFTDKTRNSRNDCLSGGQIYSQNATWHPVIGPLGQMDCVVCKCQLGKVVCNRLSCKETKTSLCAKVAHVLGHCCPICVNEETESPNETLTFKEVQKQNPLVNETIEKNCIPRQMDIIVFRSQGISQLSGYYQYAFRKLNDHRLTRLLFWMVKAEKMTDFSEQHLSQKEFDVLKTKFTFTLLGATKTKLMDRFIKKSKKLTNRCTSGCHGKIARMENVLRLKKFPGNLCVQSERKHSKCKFRCT; encoded by the exons GTGCCAAGAGCCATAATCAGATGTCTTGTAGTTTCTCAGGTAAATCTTATAGCCGTGGGGACACCTGGTATCATCTGGCGGATAATCCCAAAGGACCAATTTGTCTAGCTTGTCACTGTCAAGAG AATGGCCAAGTCAACTGTACTACAAACAAGTGTGGGACACAACTATGCTCTTATGAGGATGATATTGATGAAAGATGTTGTAAAAAGTGTACTG ATGTGGAAATTGAAGACACCAACACCCGTGAACATATGCTTGGGACGTTCACTTTCACAGACAAAACGCGCAACTCAAGaaacg aTTGTTTATCTGGAGGTCAGATCTACTCTCAGAACGCAACGTGGCATCCTGTGATTGGCCCGCTTGGACAAATGGATTGCGTTGTATGCAAATGTCAG CTAGGCAAAGTGGTATGTAACCGACTGAGCTGTAAAGAAACCAAAACCTCTTTATGTGCTAAAGTGGCGCATGTCCTAGGACACTGTTGTCCTATTTGCGTTAATGAAG AAACGGAGAGTCCAAATGAAACACTTACTTTTAAAGAAGTTCAGAAGCAAAATCCCCTCGTCAATGAGACGATAGAAAAGAACTGCATTCCAAGACAAATGGATATCATCGTATTTAGAAGCCAAGGTATCAGCCAACTCAGTGGCTACTACCAATATGCATTTCGGAAACTGAATGATCATAGGCTTACCCGATTATTGTTCTGGATGGTTAAAGCTG AGAAAATGACGGATTTTTCTGAGCAGCATCTTTCACAGAAGGAATTTGATGTTTTGAAAACTAAGTTTACATTTACACTCCTAGGAGCCACCAAAACAA AGTTAATGGACAGGTTCATCAAGAAATCAAAGAAGTTGACAAATCGTTGTACAAGCGGTTGCCACGGCAAAATCGCAAGAATGGAAAATGTTCTCCGTCTTAAAAAATTTCCCGGAAATCTCTGTGTTCAAAGCGAGAGAAAACATTCGAAATGTAAATTCCGTTGTACTTAA
- the LOC143238959 gene encoding uncharacterized protein LOC143238959 isoform X2, which translates to MYFRNELRHHVSSIMIICLCSVTVFSGKSYSRGDTWYHLADNPKGPICLACHCQENGQVNCTTNKCGTQLCSYEDDIDERCCKKCTDVEIEDTNTREHMLGTFTFTDKTRNSRNDCLSGGQIYSQNATWHPVIGPLGQMDCVVCKCQLGKVVCNRLSCKETKTSLCAKVAHVLGHCCPICVNEETESPNETLTFKEVQKQNPLVNETIEKNCIPRQMDIIVFRSQGISQLSGYYQYAFRKLNDHRLTRLLFWMVKAEKMTDFSEQHLSQKEFDVLKTKFTFTLLGATKTKLMDRFIKKSKKLTNRCTSGCHGKIARMENVLRLKKFPGNLCVQSERKHSKCKFRCT; encoded by the exons GTAAATCTTATAGCCGTGGGGACACCTGGTATCATCTGGCGGATAATCCCAAAGGACCAATTTGTCTAGCTTGTCACTGTCAAGAG AATGGCCAAGTCAACTGTACTACAAACAAGTGTGGGACACAACTATGCTCTTATGAGGATGATATTGATGAAAGATGTTGTAAAAAGTGTACTG ATGTGGAAATTGAAGACACCAACACCCGTGAACATATGCTTGGGACGTTCACTTTCACAGACAAAACGCGCAACTCAAGaaacg aTTGTTTATCTGGAGGTCAGATCTACTCTCAGAACGCAACGTGGCATCCTGTGATTGGCCCGCTTGGACAAATGGATTGCGTTGTATGCAAATGTCAG CTAGGCAAAGTGGTATGTAACCGACTGAGCTGTAAAGAAACCAAAACCTCTTTATGTGCTAAAGTGGCGCATGTCCTAGGACACTGTTGTCCTATTTGCGTTAATGAAG AAACGGAGAGTCCAAATGAAACACTTACTTTTAAAGAAGTTCAGAAGCAAAATCCCCTCGTCAATGAGACGATAGAAAAGAACTGCATTCCAAGACAAATGGATATCATCGTATTTAGAAGCCAAGGTATCAGCCAACTCAGTGGCTACTACCAATATGCATTTCGGAAACTGAATGATCATAGGCTTACCCGATTATTGTTCTGGATGGTTAAAGCTG AGAAAATGACGGATTTTTCTGAGCAGCATCTTTCACAGAAGGAATTTGATGTTTTGAAAACTAAGTTTACATTTACACTCCTAGGAGCCACCAAAACAA AGTTAATGGACAGGTTCATCAAGAAATCAAAGAAGTTGACAAATCGTTGTACAAGCGGTTGCCACGGCAAAATCGCAAGAATGGAAAATGTTCTCCGTCTTAAAAAATTTCCCGGAAATCTCTGTGTTCAAAGCGAGAGAAAACATTCGAAATGTAAATTCCGTTGTACTTAA